A window of Hymenobacter aerilatus contains these coding sequences:
- a CDS encoding GNAT family N-acetyltransferase, whose translation MSIPSSITIRRGVEADLPQVLALIRELAEYERAPQEVTNTLADMQRDGFGPEPIFKFFVAENTAHELLGIALYYTAYSTWKGKMLFLEDLVVTEAARGTGLGRALFGAVVAEARDTGAQRMKWQVLNWNEPAIGFYQKLGAHLDPEWFNGNLSAEQLREWQ comes from the coding sequence ATGTCTATTCCGTCCTCTATCACCATTCGGCGGGGCGTAGAAGCCGATTTACCGCAAGTGCTGGCCCTGATTCGGGAGCTAGCTGAATACGAGCGTGCCCCGCAGGAAGTCACCAATACGCTGGCCGATATGCAGCGCGACGGCTTCGGCCCGGAGCCGATTTTTAAATTTTTCGTGGCAGAAAACACCGCCCACGAGTTGCTCGGTATAGCGCTCTACTACACAGCCTACTCTACCTGGAAAGGCAAGATGCTATTCTTGGAAGACTTGGTAGTGACCGAAGCCGCCCGCGGTACGGGCCTAGGTAGGGCGCTGTTTGGCGCCGTAGTTGCCGAAGCTCGCGACACTGGCGCCCAACGCATGAAGTGGCAGGTCCTCAACTGGAACGAGCCCGCCATTGGCTTCTACCAAAAGCTAGGCGCCCACCTCGACCCCGAATGGTTCAACGGTAATCTATCAGCCGAGCAGCTACGGGAGTGGCAATAG
- a CDS encoding prolyl oligopeptidase family serine peptidase: protein MNKFTLSLSTLLAVAACRSSEPQGGFMAASPKAANAKTAPRIPVQYPTAPQGERIDDYHGTPVPDPYRWLEDADAPETKEWVAAENQVTAEYFSKIPFRGQIRERLTAMWNYERHGVPQREGDYLYFTKNDGLQNQAVLYMQPVKGGEATVLLDPNKLSDDGTTALAGTYFSPDHRYLAYATSGAGSDWHKIRVVDLKTRKTLPDEINWVKVSGAAWAKDGFYYSRYEAPKANGSRLAGQNQFQQVYYHKLGSKQSQDKLIYEDRRMPLGFRYLTTTDDARFAVLHLTNGKAPGNRLLVRDLTDSKQATKFTSLVTSYSYHNNVVGTKGGKLLVRTNYKAPRYRLVLVDPRRPQAANWKDVLPEAEQKLESVSQAGGRLIATYLKDASSAVKVYDEQGKALHEVELPALGTATGFEGHRTDKEVYYAFMSFAYPTTIYKYDLASNTSTVYQAPTAKVNPADYVTTQVFYASKDGTKIPMFVVHKKGVKLNGQVPTYLYGYGGFNVSLTPSFNMARMLWLENGGILAVVNLRGGGEYGEEWHQAGMTPHKQNVFDDFIAAAEYLTIQGYTNPAHLAIAGGSNGGLLVGATMTQRPDVARVAFPAVGVMDMLRYQKFTIGWNWIPEYGTSDNYNQFQNLYKFSPLHNLKAGTNYPATLITTADHDDRVVPAHSYKFAAALQAADAGSNPQLIRVDTNAGHGAGKSTQLQIDEWTDIWTFAYQNMGVNPYGK, encoded by the coding sequence ATGAATAAATTTACCCTCTCGCTCAGTACATTGCTTGCTGTTGCCGCCTGTCGCTCATCGGAGCCGCAGGGAGGCTTTATGGCGGCTAGTCCGAAGGCCGCCAATGCGAAGACGGCGCCCCGTATTCCGGTGCAGTACCCCACGGCCCCGCAGGGCGAGCGGATAGACGACTACCACGGCACACCCGTGCCCGACCCCTACCGTTGGTTGGAAGACGCCGACGCACCCGAAACCAAGGAGTGGGTAGCAGCCGAAAACCAGGTGACGGCGGAGTATTTCAGCAAGATTCCATTTCGGGGTCAGATCCGAGAGCGGCTGACGGCTATGTGGAACTACGAGCGTCACGGTGTGCCGCAGCGGGAAGGCGACTACCTGTACTTCACCAAAAACGACGGCCTGCAAAACCAAGCTGTGCTGTATATGCAGCCCGTAAAGGGCGGCGAGGCCACAGTGCTGCTCGACCCCAACAAGCTCTCCGACGACGGTACCACGGCGCTGGCCGGCACCTACTTCTCGCCTGACCACCGTTACCTAGCCTACGCTACTTCCGGGGCAGGATCCGATTGGCACAAAATCCGTGTGGTTGACCTGAAAACGCGCAAAACGCTGCCCGACGAAATCAATTGGGTGAAGGTATCGGGGGCAGCCTGGGCCAAGGATGGGTTCTACTACAGCCGCTATGAGGCGCCGAAAGCCAACGGCAGCCGCTTGGCGGGTCAGAATCAGTTTCAGCAGGTATACTACCACAAGCTGGGCAGCAAGCAGAGCCAAGATAAGCTGATATATGAGGACCGCCGGATGCCGCTGGGCTTCCGCTACCTCACCACTACCGATGATGCGCGGTTTGCTGTGCTGCACCTCACCAACGGCAAGGCGCCCGGCAACCGCCTGCTGGTGCGCGACCTCACCGACTCTAAGCAAGCCACGAAGTTTACCTCCTTAGTTACCAGCTACTCCTACCACAACAACGTGGTAGGTACTAAGGGAGGCAAGCTATTGGTACGTACTAACTACAAGGCGCCGCGCTACCGCCTGGTACTGGTAGACCCCCGACGGCCGCAGGCTGCCAACTGGAAAGACGTACTGCCCGAAGCCGAGCAAAAGCTGGAAAGTGTGAGCCAAGCTGGCGGCCGGCTGATTGCTACCTACCTGAAAGATGCCAGCAGCGCCGTGAAGGTGTATGATGAGCAGGGCAAAGCCTTGCACGAGGTAGAACTGCCCGCATTGGGCACTGCCACCGGCTTCGAGGGGCACCGCACCGACAAAGAAGTGTACTACGCTTTCATGTCGTTTGCCTACCCTACTACCATCTACAAGTACGACTTGGCCTCCAATACCAGCACCGTATATCAGGCGCCAACTGCCAAGGTGAATCCGGCCGATTACGTGACCACGCAGGTGTTTTACGCCTCCAAGGATGGCACTAAGATTCCGATGTTTGTTGTACACAAAAAGGGGGTGAAGCTGAACGGTCAGGTGCCTACCTACCTCTATGGCTATGGCGGCTTCAACGTCTCCCTCACGCCCTCCTTCAACATGGCCCGGATGCTGTGGCTGGAAAACGGTGGTATTCTGGCTGTGGTGAACCTGCGCGGCGGGGGCGAGTACGGCGAGGAATGGCACCAGGCTGGCATGACTCCCCACAAGCAGAACGTGTTCGATGACTTTATTGCGGCGGCCGAATACCTAACTATTCAGGGCTATACCAACCCGGCGCACCTGGCCATTGCGGGCGGCTCCAATGGCGGCCTACTGGTAGGCGCCACTATGACCCAGCGCCCCGACGTAGCCCGTGTGGCCTTCCCGGCGGTAGGCGTGATGGATATGCTGCGCTACCAGAAATTCACCATCGGCTGGAACTGGATACCTGAGTATGGCACCTCCGACAACTACAACCAGTTCCAGAACCTATATAAATTCTCGCCTCTGCACAATCTGAAGGCCGGTACCAACTACCCCGCTACCCTCATTACCACCGCCGACCACGACGACCGGGTAGTGCCCGCGCACTCCTACAAGTTTGCCGCTGCATTGCAAGCCGCTGATGCCGGCTCCAATCCGCAGCTTATCCGGGTAGACACCAATGCTGGCCATGGCGCGGGCAAGAGCACTCAGCTTCAAATAGACGAATGGACCGACATTTGGACCTTTGCTTACCAAAACATGGGTGTAAATCCGTATGGGAAGTAA